The Inediibacterium massiliense genome includes the window CGATTGCTCATATTAATACGGCATCCCTTGTACTTTTAATTCCTATTATATTGATTCCTAATTCTTTATCGCCTGTTTCTTTTATTTATGTTATTTCAAAACTAAGTATAAAAAATATTTTAGGTGCACTATATTTAGCTATTACTTGTACAGTTATAGGGTATTATGGATGGTATATAGGAATTAAAGAAATTGGAGCTTCTAGAACGGCTGTTTTTAATTATATCAATCCATTAGTGACTTCTATTGTTTCTATGGTTATGTTTCAAGAAGATCTTAGTATATTTACTCTTTTAGGAGGAATAGGAATTATTATAGGAGTATCACTAAATAATATGAAAATATCTTTGGGAAAGAGGTCTGGAAGAGCATCATAAAATGGAATATAATAGAATAAGAATATATTAAGTAGGGGTGAGCAAATGAAACCAGAGGCTTTTTTAAGTTACTATATTTATAATGAAGAAGTATATAAAACAGAAGAAATCCATCCGTTTGAAGAAATTTCTTCGTCTATGATTTATGAGGTTATTCGAATTATTGATGGTATTCCTCTTTTTTTAGAAGAACATTTAGAAAGATTAAGAAAATCAGCAAATATTTTAAATCAAGAGGTACATAAGTCTGATGAAGAAATAGAAAAGGAAATTCTTCAATTGGTTTTAATGAATGATTGTAAAAATATAAATGTAAAACTTCTTTGTACCAATTTGGAAAAAGAAAAGCAAGATTTTTTCACTTATTTGATTCAAAGCTATTATCCAGAAAAAGAGGTGTATGAGAAAGGAATTCATACAGTTTTGTATCATTCAGAGAGAAAAAATCCTAATGCAAAGGTACTCAATACTTCGTTTAAAGAAAGGGTAAAAGAACTTTTAGAAAAAGAAAATGCTTTTGAAGCAATTCTTGTAAACGAAGATGGATCTATTACAGAAGGAAGTCGTTCTAATATGTTTTTTGTAAAAAATAGTAAGGTTTATACAGCTTTAGGGAAAAATGTTTTATTAGGAGTGACTAGAAATAAGATTATGGAGGTTTGCAAAAGTTTAGGAATAGAAGTAATAGAAAAGTCTATTAATGAAAGTGAAATCCCTACTTTGCAAGGAGCTTTTATGTCTGGAACTTCTGTGAATGTGTTACCTATTGAAAGTATAGGAGATGATCATATGAATTCAGTTCATGATCCTATTATTGAAAAAATAGGAAGTGGATACATAGAAGAAATGAACAAATATCTTCAAAGCAAAAGTGCCAAATAAATTCTTGGCACTTTATACATTTACAAAGACTTAAATAGGTGATATGATGTGAAAAAAGATTTTGTGATATTCAAGATGGCAAAGGAATAATATATGGATGTAAAATAAAGTATTGAGGTGAAGAAAATATGATAAGTAAAAAACGAGCCATAACAGGAGCAATCATATTAGTATTGATAACGGGAATTTTTACTTTTACTGTAAGCAATATTGTAGGATTGACAGTAGGAGATAAAGTAGTAATTTCAAAAAGAGATTATACATACTATAAAGACTTAAACAAAACTTATGGAAAAATGTTAGGACTTAAGGAATATATTAATGAAAATTATTATAAACCAGTCAATGAAGCAAACTTTGAGGATTGGCTTATTAGAGGATTGTTTGCTTCATTAGAAGATCCATATTCACAGTATATGGATAAAGCAGAGTTTGCTACATTTATGGAACACACAGAAGGAAACTATTATGGTGGAATTGGTGTCATTATGACTCCAGGAGAGGATGGACTCATTACTGTAGTAGAACCTTTTCAAGGCTCTCCTGGGGATCAAGCAGGTCTAAAGCCTGGAGATAAGATTATAGGAGTGGATGGAGAAGGTGTTATTGCAGAAAGATTAGATCAAGCTGTTACAAAAATAAAAGGAAAAGAAGGTACAAAGGTTACCTTGACTGTTCTTAAAAAAGGAAGTAAAGATCCGGTAGATGTTGTAATCACAAGAGAAAAAGTAAGATCTCAAACTGTATCTACAAAGATGTTAAAGGATCATATAGGTTATATTCGTATGAGCATGTTTGATGAACATACTTCAGAGGACTTCTTAAAAAGATTAAAAGAATTAGAAGATCAAAATATAAAAGGATTGGTTATTGATTTAAGAAATAATCCAGGAGGATTATTGGATGAATGTGTAAAAGTAGCAGATCGATTGTTAGGAGAACAAACCATTGTATATACAATGGATAGAGCTGGCAAGAAAGAATATAAAAAATCTAATAAAGATCATGTAAATTATCCTTTTGTATTATTGGTTAATAAAGGCAGTGCTAGTGCCTCTGAAATTTTATCTGGAGCTGTACAAGATACAAAATCAGGTGAGTTAATAGGAACGACTACCTTTGGAAAAGGACTTGTACAACAAATTCAAGGATTAAAGGATGGTTCAGGTTTTAGATTGACTACAGCTCAATATTTTACACCAAATGGGACTTATATCCATGGAAAAGGAATTGCTCCAGATATTGAAGTACCCCTTCCAAAAGAATTAGAAGAAAAATTATATCTTATTACTTATGAGGAAGATGTACAGTTACAAAAGGCTGTAGAGGTTTTAGAAGAAAAAATAAAGAAATAAGTTTAGAATATGAAAAATATGGGAAAAATGAATAGTGAATTGAAAAGCGTCCAAAAGTTTATGGACGCTTTTGTTATATAAGGAGGTGATGCTTTGAATTATTTTTTACAGCCTTCATTTTTGTTTATTTTCATTCTTTTATGTATACAATATAAAAAAATTTATAAAAGAAGAAAAAAAATTATAGGAAGATCTCATGGTGTAAAGCATATGTTATTTTATGCAATAGGGATAGGTTTATTAGGAGGAATTTTAGGAAGCGTAATCATACTTCAGTTAGGGACGGTTATCAACTTTATGAATTTTATATATGTTCTTCCTTTATCGATCATTCTTATGCTCATTCATCCTAGATATATATGTTTTTCTTATTCAGGGGGATTGTTATCTTTAGGAAGCTTAATTTTTGGGTTCCCAAGGATAGATGTACCAAGTATTATGGAGATTATTGCAATTTTTCATTTGATTGAAAGTATTTTAATTTACTTTGATGGAGATAAAGAGGCCATTCCTATCTTAATAGACGATGAAAAATATGGAATTATAGGTGGATATATGATGCAGAGATTTTGGCCTATTCCAATAATATTTTTTCCTGCATTTTGTATAGCTGCTTTAGGATATGGAGATTTAGCTTTAGGGGAAATTCCAAAAGAAAAGTGCAAAAAATCTGGAAAAAGGTTATTTGTGTACAGTATAAGTTTACTGATTTTAGCTATTTTATCAAGAAATATTTATGGTATAAAATTTATTGCAGCTTTATTTGCTCCTATAGGCCATGAGATCCTTATTGTGTATGGACAAAGGAATGAGAAAAAAAAGATACCTGTTTTTAGAAGTCATAGCAAAGGAGTTACTGTACTTGATTTATATAAAGGAGGAGTAGGAGAGAAAATAGGTTTTGAAAGAGGAGATATTATTTTAACTATGAATGGACGAATTGTATATGATAAAAGTCATATACAAAAGCTGTTACAAGATGGTCTTTATAAACTCTCTATAAAGGCTATAGATTTACATGGTAAAATGAAGATTTTAGAATATAAAGATTCACAACATAAAATAAAAAACTTAGATATTTTAGTGATACCAAAAAATACATCCTTTGTATTTGATATAGATGAAGAAAAGGGAATTTTAAGAAGATTCATAGGTAAGTATACAAAATTGAAAAAAACCGTATGTTCTTAAGCTACATACGGTTTTTTTTGTTACTTTTATTTTTATACATACGAGAATCTGCAATTTTGAATAGTTCCTTATGATCTGTAGAATCTTTAGGAAATTCAGCTATTCCAAAGCTAAAATCTACAAAAAATTTATTTTGATCATAAGTAAGAGGATTTTCACTGATTTTTTGAAAAATAAATTCTATTTTTTTCTGAGTCTGTTTTAAATTGGAATTTAAAAATATGAGTACAAATTCATCTCCTCCAAATCTTCCTAATACATCAGAAGATCGAACATTATTTTTTAGGATATCTGCAAAATGTTGTATGGCTAAGTCTCCTGCTAAATGTCCATATACGTCATTAATTTTTTTAAGATTATTTAAATCGATCATACATAGACAAAATTGTTCATTATATCTTAGTGCACGTTGATAGATATTATTAAAAAGTTCATCAAAATAATGTCTATGATAAAGATGAGTAAGACCGTCGTATCTAGATAAAAATAAAGTTTTTTCAAAAAGAAGTAGATTTTTTATAGCAACTGCTAATTGCCCTGTTAAATATTCTAATATGGCAATATCTTCTTCATTAAAAATGCCATCATGAGAAATATTATCTATATTGACAATTCCATATACTTGGTTATCAATGAGAATAGGCATACGCATAGTAGATTTAATTTGTAATACCTTTGCATTTTTTAATAGATTGTAATTTTTGGAGGACATCTTTTCATAATTAAAATGATCAGGGTTTGGTATAATAATAGATTTGTAATTTTGATGATGTCCTAAAAAAAGTTCTTCAGAAGATAATTTAACTTTTGAAAGTTCTTCTAAATTAAATCCATGTACTGCTTTAAATTCAAATAGATTATCTTCATTTTTTATTAAAATGCTTGCTGTATCTGCTTTATCAATTACTTGTACCATACTATTTACAAAGAGTCTTAATAATTCTTCCATATTTTCAATGGAAACAATAGAATTACTAATTTGAAGTATGATATCTTTCATTTCATTATATTTTTGCATTTCTTTAGTGGTTTGTAGATGTGTGCTTATTATTCTTTGATTGATCGTATAGTAATAAAAACAGATACATCCAATAATTAAAGATAGTATTACAGGATAGAAAAAAGGTAAACAGTTACCTAAGAAATAAAAAAAATAATGTAATATGAAAGGAATACTTACAAGCAAAATAAAAAAATAAAAATTTACTTTTTTGCTTTTATTTATCACAGAATTCACCTACAATTTTATTGATATATCAAAATTTTTCTAACAACAATTGCATATTTGTAGAAATATTATCATTATTAGAATAAAAAGGGTATTATTACTAAAATATGTTCTATCTTTTTATTATATACTATTCATAAATAATTGAAAATGTTTTATAAAAAAGTATTTAAGTAAAACAAAAAATGTCTATAGTAAAAATATACTATTTTTTACAATATAAACTTTAAACATCTAAAAAAGGAATAGATTGACGAAAATAATAGAGAAAGATATAATAAAATCACGAACAAATGTTTGGAAAAAATATGTTTATAAACAAAAAAATTAGGTATAGTATAAAGGAAATGGATATAGATTGAGAGGTTTTTAGTATGAATCAATTTAAAATTGCATCAGAAT containing:
- a CDS encoding aminotransferase class IV gives rise to the protein MKPEAFLSYYIYNEEVYKTEEIHPFEEISSSMIYEVIRIIDGIPLFLEEHLERLRKSANILNQEVHKSDEEIEKEILQLVLMNDCKNINVKLLCTNLEKEKQDFFTYLIQSYYPEKEVYEKGIHTVLYHSERKNPNAKVLNTSFKERVKELLEKENAFEAILVNEDGSITEGSRSNMFFVKNSKVYTALGKNVLLGVTRNKIMEVCKSLGIEVIEKSINESEIPTLQGAFMSGTSVNVLPIESIGDDHMNSVHDPIIEKIGSGYIEEMNKYLQSKSAK
- a CDS encoding S41 family peptidase, yielding MISKKRAITGAIILVLITGIFTFTVSNIVGLTVGDKVVISKRDYTYYKDLNKTYGKMLGLKEYINENYYKPVNEANFEDWLIRGLFASLEDPYSQYMDKAEFATFMEHTEGNYYGGIGVIMTPGEDGLITVVEPFQGSPGDQAGLKPGDKIIGVDGEGVIAERLDQAVTKIKGKEGTKVTLTVLKKGSKDPVDVVITREKVRSQTVSTKMLKDHIGYIRMSMFDEHTSEDFLKRLKELEDQNIKGLVIDLRNNPGGLLDECVKVADRLLGEQTIVYTMDRAGKKEYKKSNKDHVNYPFVLLVNKGSASASEILSGAVQDTKSGELIGTTTFGKGLVQQIQGLKDGSGFRLTTAQYFTPNGTYIHGKGIAPDIEVPLPKELEEKLYLITYEEDVQLQKAVEVLEEKIKK
- a CDS encoding PDZ domain-containing protein, which translates into the protein MNYFLQPSFLFIFILLCIQYKKIYKRRKKIIGRSHGVKHMLFYAIGIGLLGGILGSVIILQLGTVINFMNFIYVLPLSIILMLIHPRYICFSYSGGLLSLGSLIFGFPRIDVPSIMEIIAIFHLIESILIYFDGDKEAIPILIDDEKYGIIGGYMMQRFWPIPIIFFPAFCIAALGYGDLALGEIPKEKCKKSGKRLFVYSISLLILAILSRNIYGIKFIAALFAPIGHEILIVYGQRNEKKKIPVFRSHSKGVTVLDLYKGGVGEKIGFERGDIILTMNGRIVYDKSHIQKLLQDGLYKLSIKAIDLHGKMKILEYKDSQHKIKNLDILVIPKNTSFVFDIDEEKGILRRFIGKYTKLKKTVCS
- a CDS encoding sensor domain-containing diguanylate cyclase, with the translated sequence MQKYNEMKDIILQISNSIVSIENMEELLRLFVNSMVQVIDKADTASILIKNEDNLFEFKAVHGFNLEELSKVKLSSEELFLGHHQNYKSIIIPNPDHFNYEKMSSKNYNLLKNAKVLQIKSTMRMPILIDNQVYGIVNIDNISHDGIFNEEDIAILEYLTGQLAVAIKNLLLFEKTLFLSRYDGLTHLYHRHYFDELFNNIYQRALRYNEQFCLCMIDLNNLKKINDVYGHLAGDLAIQHFADILKNNVRSSDVLGRFGGDEFVLIFLNSNLKQTQKKIEFIFQKISENPLTYDQNKFFVDFSFGIAEFPKDSTDHKELFKIADSRMYKNKSNKKNRM